The Mesorhizobium sp. M1D.F.Ca.ET.043.01.1.1 genome contains a region encoding:
- a CDS encoding TIR domain-containing protein, protein MVVLIGEKTKLLTKFVKWEMDVALKLGLPIIGVNLNGARRRDERCPPAIRESLAIYVPFGVKIVEYAMANWPDSHAMYRKEGQTGPHYYTDQPYKNLGL, encoded by the coding sequence ATGGTCGTCCTTATCGGCGAGAAGACAAAACTGCTTACGAAATTCGTTAAGTGGGAGATGGACGTCGCGCTCAAGCTTGGCTTACCAATCATTGGCGTGAATCTAAATGGCGCTAGGCGTCGCGACGAACGCTGCCCGCCAGCAATTCGCGAGAGCTTAGCGATCTACGTCCCGTTTGGGGTTAAGATCGTAGAGTATGCCATGGCCAATTGGCCAGACAGCCACGCCATGTACCGGAAAGAGGGACAAACCGGTCCGCACTACTACACCGATCAGCCCTACAAAAACCTCGGGCTGTAA
- a CDS encoding macro domain-containing protein: MLDAALEALWEFLATKGELGDIAIGLIGTGRGRVGLPRKKVVEKIAQSFADASYDKVFSNKLSIVVFPGDAERFGVNLFEVRDYLAQSLQV; the protein is encoded by the coding sequence ATGCTCGATGCAGCGCTAGAAGCTCTTTGGGAATTCTTGGCTACGAAGGGCGAGCTGGGCGATATAGCGATCGGTTTGATCGGCACCGGTCGCGGGCGCGTTGGACTGCCGAGAAAGAAGGTAGTCGAGAAGATCGCGCAATCCTTCGCCGACGCTTCGTACGACAAGGTGTTTTCAAACAAGCTCTCGATCGTTGTCTTCCCTGGTGATGCGGAGCGTTTCGGGGTGAATCTCTTTGAGGTTCGAGACTACCTTGCTCAAAGCCTGCAGGTCTGA
- a CDS encoding OmpW family protein gives MARARISVAWAVTAAVVLIVAGQAGAADIHQAASVAKVGAPVAEAPSPWQLRMRALGVITEDSGYVNAVPGSGLSYSNSVTPELDISYFFNDNIAAELILGTTYANIDGQGSIGGLGKIGKVWLLPPTLTLQYHFTDFGAFKPYVGAGLNYTIFYHQQAGSADDLKVKNTFGAALQVGFDYMVDQHWGVNFDVKKLFLKPDFDVTVAGAKLTGKAKLDPWLVGAGLTYRF, from the coding sequence ATGGCGAGAGCGCGAATTAGCGTGGCGTGGGCAGTAACAGCGGCTGTCGTCCTCATCGTTGCAGGACAGGCCGGCGCGGCAGATATTCATCAAGCCGCGAGCGTTGCGAAGGTAGGAGCCCCGGTCGCGGAAGCGCCAAGCCCCTGGCAGCTCCGCATGCGCGCGTTGGGGGTGATCACCGAGGATTCGGGCTACGTCAACGCGGTGCCCGGCTCCGGTCTTTCCTATTCGAACAGCGTGACGCCGGAACTCGATATATCGTATTTCTTCAACGACAACATCGCCGCCGAACTCATACTCGGCACCACCTATGCCAACATCGATGGCCAAGGTTCGATCGGCGGGCTGGGCAAGATCGGCAAGGTTTGGCTGCTGCCGCCAACGCTCACATTGCAGTATCATTTTACCGATTTCGGCGCCTTCAAGCCCTATGTCGGCGCCGGCTTGAACTATACGATCTTCTATCACCAGCAAGCCGGCAGCGCCGATGATCTCAAGGTCAAGAACACATTCGGCGCCGCGCTGCAGGTCGGATTCGACTACATGGTGGACCAGCACTGGGGCGTCAACTTCGACGTGAAGAAGCTTTTCCTTAAGCCCGACTTCGACGTCACTGTCGCCGGCGCTAAGCTCACAGGCAAGGCTAAGCTCGATCCCTGGCTGGTAGGCGCAGGTCTCACCTACCGCTTCTAA
- a CDS encoding cytochrome P450, translated as MRVENDHCDVIGVPAAPTQLDDLSSAILQQRGVARVALPGDVVAWAAGRHQTLRRMLSDQRFNKDWRQWRALQDGEIPEDHPLIGMCKVDNMATAHGADHRRLRGLLSSSFAPSRIALLAPRIEQRVDQLLAEMAQRGGSADLMCEFAVPLPTNVIAELFGLPDEQREEIVALTYSLASTSATAAEVRQTRQRIPEFFRRLIALKRRRLGDDLASALIVARDNGELVSDTELIDMLFMVLSAGFVTVAGVIGNGMLALLTHPQQLHLVRSGQVPWSQAIEEILRWGSSAANLPFRYATQDVEIDGCIVRRGDAVLMALHAANRDEKAFGPGADRFDVTRLHNPHLSFGEGPHSCLGAALARLELGCAFPALFGRLEDLALSIAAEDVVYMPSYVIRCPQSLPVTFRPSMPQRVRHSPRIH; from the coding sequence ATGCGCGTAGAAAACGATCATTGCGACGTGATCGGTGTGCCGGCCGCTCCCACGCAACTTGATGATCTGTCTTCTGCGATTCTGCAGCAGAGGGGAGTGGCGCGGGTGGCGCTGCCTGGCGATGTGGTGGCCTGGGCGGCAGGCCGTCACCAGACGCTCAGGCGGATGCTTTCCGACCAGCGTTTCAACAAGGACTGGCGACAGTGGCGGGCGCTGCAGGATGGCGAGATTCCCGAGGATCATCCGCTGATCGGGATGTGCAAAGTGGACAACATGGCCACAGCGCACGGCGCCGATCACCGGCGCTTGCGCGGCCTGCTGTCCAGCAGCTTCGCGCCCAGTCGTATCGCCTTGCTGGCGCCACGGATCGAACAACGCGTCGATCAACTCCTGGCCGAGATGGCGCAGCGCGGCGGCAGTGCCGATCTGATGTGCGAGTTCGCTGTTCCGCTGCCCACCAACGTGATCGCCGAACTGTTCGGTTTGCCGGACGAACAGCGTGAAGAGATCGTCGCCCTCACCTACAGCCTGGCCAGCACCTCCGCTACAGCCGCAGAGGTAAGACAGACGCGGCAGCGCATCCCGGAGTTCTTCCGTCGTCTGATCGCGCTCAAGCGTCGCCGGCTCGGCGACGATCTGGCTTCGGCGCTGATCGTCGCACGCGACAATGGCGAGCTCGTTTCCGACACCGAGCTCATCGACATGCTGTTCATGGTGCTCTCTGCAGGCTTCGTGACTGTCGCCGGCGTCATCGGCAATGGCATGCTGGCATTGCTGACGCATCCGCAGCAACTGCACCTGGTACGCAGCGGCCAAGTTCCGTGGTCACAGGCGATCGAGGAGATTCTGCGGTGGGGCAGCTCAGCGGCCAATCTGCCATTTCGCTATGCCACCCAGGACGTGGAGATCGACGGATGCATAGTGCGCCGCGGCGACGCCGTGCTGATGGCGTTACATGCGGCGAACCGGGACGAAAAGGCCTTCGGTCCCGGCGCCGACCGGTTCGACGTCACCCGGCTGCACAACCCGCACCTGTCGTTCGGCGAGGGACCCCATTCGTGCCTGGGCGCTGCGCTGGCGCGCCTGGAATTGGGCTGCGCCTTCCCCGCGCTATTCGGGCGGCTGGAGGATCTGGCGCTGAGCATCGCCGCGGAGGACGTGGTCTACATGCCGTCTTACGTCATTCGCTGCCCGCAGAGCCTGCCGGTCACCTTCCGCCCTTCCATGCCCCAGAGAGTGCGGCATTCGCCCCGGATTCACTGA
- a CDS encoding NAD-dependent succinate-semialdehyde dehydrogenase, producing MFGAIDRLPAPGTPASERTFEVLNPSSGEVLAVLPDMGVKETRAAIDKAYTAQPRWAALPARERSDVLWRWHELIMDHADDLAAILTAEMGKPFAEAKSEVSHAAAYLQWYAEEANRIYGETIPPPSIDRRMMVIKQPIGVVGTITPWNFPASMVARKISPALAAGCAIVLKPAEQTPLVAGAMFALAHQAGFPDGVINLVYASEGDAVGRELCSNPKVRKISFTGSTEVGRLLMRQCSDQIKKVSLELGGNAPFIVFDDADIDAAVDGAIQAKFRNAGQTCVSANRLYVQSSVHDEFVEKFVDKVRHLSVGDGFVAGVDIGPLIDIHALRKIESHIADAVAKGGIIRCGAERIGKDGTFFKPTVLTEISSIMAVAQEETFGPLAPIIRFEDADQVVREANDTIYGLAAYFYASNLKRVWRVAEALEYGMVGINTGRMSSEAAPFGGMKQSGIGREGSRHGLEDYLEMKYLCMGGI from the coding sequence CTGTTTGGCGCCATCGATCGCCTGCCAGCACCCGGCACGCCGGCTAGCGAGCGGACATTCGAGGTCCTCAATCCATCGAGCGGGGAAGTCTTGGCGGTGCTTCCCGACATGGGTGTGAAGGAGACACGCGCTGCGATCGACAAGGCCTACACGGCGCAGCCTAGATGGGCTGCACTGCCCGCCCGAGAACGCAGCGACGTTTTGTGGCGGTGGCATGAACTGATCATGGACCACGCCGATGATCTTGCCGCGATACTCACTGCAGAGATGGGCAAGCCGTTTGCCGAAGCCAAGTCGGAGGTGTCGCATGCGGCCGCGTATCTGCAATGGTACGCCGAAGAAGCCAATCGCATCTATGGCGAGACGATCCCCCCACCATCGATTGACCGTCGCATGATGGTGATCAAGCAGCCGATCGGTGTCGTGGGCACAATTACGCCATGGAATTTCCCAGCGTCGATGGTGGCGCGCAAGATCTCGCCGGCCCTGGCGGCGGGCTGCGCGATTGTGCTTAAACCCGCTGAACAGACGCCGCTCGTGGCAGGCGCAATGTTCGCCCTCGCGCATCAAGCCGGCTTTCCCGACGGCGTCATCAACCTGGTATATGCGTCCGAAGGTGACGCCGTAGGACGCGAACTCTGCTCAAATCCCAAGGTGCGAAAGATCAGCTTTACGGGCTCGACCGAGGTTGGCCGGCTGCTCATGCGCCAGTGCTCGGACCAGATCAAGAAGGTCAGCCTCGAGCTCGGCGGCAATGCCCCTTTCATTGTCTTTGATGACGCCGATATCGACGCTGCGGTTGACGGCGCGATCCAGGCGAAATTCCGCAACGCCGGTCAGACTTGCGTTTCGGCGAACCGCCTTTACGTCCAATCGAGCGTTCACGATGAGTTCGTCGAGAAGTTCGTGGACAAAGTCCGGCACTTGTCGGTTGGCGACGGCTTCGTTGCCGGAGTGGACATTGGACCGCTGATCGACATCCATGCTCTGCGCAAGATCGAGTCGCACATTGCAGATGCCGTTGCCAAGGGTGGGATTATTCGATGCGGGGCCGAACGCATCGGCAAGGATGGCACCTTCTTCAAGCCCACAGTGCTCACCGAAATTTCCAGCATCATGGCTGTTGCGCAAGAGGAGACTTTCGGGCCGCTGGCGCCGATCATTCGCTTCGAAGATGCGGATCAGGTTGTGCGTGAGGCCAACGACACGATCTACGGCCTCGCCGCCTATTTCTATGCCTCGAACCTCAAGCGTGTCTGGCGCGTTGCCGAGGCATTGGAATACGGCATGGTTGGCATCAACACGGGGCGTATGTCTTCGGAAGCGGCGCCTTTTGGCGGCATGAAGCAGTCCGGCATCGGGCGGGAGGGTTCCCGCCACGGGCTCGAAGACTACCTCGAAATGAAATACCTCTGCATGGGCGGCATCTGA
- a CDS encoding HAD-IIA family hydrolase, whose product MIIAHLLDMDGVLVRGGQPISGSVGYVAGLVAKGEPFQIFTNNSRFTPEDHAERLRAVGFAVQPEHIYTSALATARFMALQKHRSTAYVIGDHGLVEALRQAGCRITEFAPEFVVLGDTTSYHYEQIATGAELVAKGARFLATNPDATGPTERGSHPACGAVAALIEKATGRQPYFVGKPNPFMMRDALDRLGVRAVDTIMVGDRMDTDVLAGLESGLRTALVLTGVTKLADIERFPFRPDYVVECLADLGQIIANQ is encoded by the coding sequence ATGATTATAGCGCATCTGCTCGACATGGACGGGGTCCTGGTCCGGGGCGGCCAACCGATTTCTGGCTCGGTCGGCTATGTTGCCGGGCTAGTCGCCAAGGGTGAGCCCTTTCAGATCTTCACCAATAACTCGCGGTTCACGCCAGAAGATCATGCCGAGCGTCTAAGAGCGGTTGGCTTCGCCGTGCAGCCAGAGCACATCTACACATCGGCGCTCGCCACCGCGCGGTTCATGGCGCTGCAAAAGCACCGATCAACTGCCTATGTTATCGGCGACCACGGTCTGGTCGAGGCCCTGCGGCAGGCAGGCTGCCGAATAACAGAGTTTGCCCCCGAATTCGTGGTCCTCGGAGACACCACGTCGTACCACTACGAGCAGATCGCAACTGGCGCTGAGCTTGTGGCGAAGGGCGCGCGCTTTCTCGCCACCAACCCGGATGCCACTGGCCCGACCGAGCGGGGCTCCCATCCGGCGTGCGGGGCTGTCGCGGCACTAATCGAGAAGGCCACCGGCCGTCAGCCCTATTTCGTCGGGAAGCCGAACCCGTTCATGATGCGCGACGCGCTCGACCGGCTGGGAGTTCGAGCTGTCGATACCATCATGGTCGGGGACCGCATGGATACCGACGTGCTCGCGGGGCTGGAATCGGGCCTGAGAACAGCCCTTGTGCTTACTGGTGTGACCAAGCTGGCAGACATAGAGCGGTTTCCATTCAGACCGGACTACGTGGTCGAGTGCCTTGCCGATCTGGGCCAAATCATAGCGAACCAATAA
- the metE gene encoding 5-methyltetrahydropteroyltriglutamate--homocysteine S-methyltransferase, whose protein sequence is MTVSQRIPVATLGVPRIGRRRELKFALENYWSGKSRAADLLATAKTLRAASWREQHDRGVSKIPSNDFSLYDHVLDTVAMVGAVPARYAWTDGEVPLDIYFAMARGNQGQAADCGPAGDEPAANGQGLAAMEMTKWFDTNYHYIVPELRDDQSFALSSAKPVDHFLEAKALGIHTRPVLLGPVTFLKLAKSPEEGFNPIALLPRLLPVYEELLQRLKLAGADWVQIDEPALVLDLIPNERDALQFAYSRLSKAAPELKIMVATYFGSLGDNLETAISLPVAGLHVDLVRAPEQLEAVGRLAQKELVLSLGLIDGRNVWRANLPAIFDRIKPIVAGWPLERVEIAPSCSMLHVPIDLDLETALDADVRSWLAFAAQKTDELVVLARALAEGRDAVAAELEASAEAAAVRATSAKVHDPLVEGRVARIKVGMTRRKSAFAGRSKLQADVFGLPPFPTTTIGSFPQTAEIRKARAAHAKGQLSYVDYEAFLKKEIKAAVRWQEEIGLDVLVHGEFERNDMVQYFAEQLCGFAFTQHGWVQSYGSRFVRPPIIIGDVSRQNPMTLHWWRYAQSLTLKPVKGMLTGPVTILNWSFVRDDLPRSAVCRQVALAIRDEVSDLEKAGAKMIQIDEAALREGLPLRQADWEAYLDWAVECFRLASTAVEDATQIHTHMCYSEFGDIVDAIAAMDADVISIEASRSQMELLDTLRTFKYPNDIGPGVYDIHSPRVPEVGEISNLIMLARDRLLDDQLWVNPDCGLKTRRWEEVRSALVNMVAAARAIREKAQTA, encoded by the coding sequence ATGACTGTCTCTCAACGAATTCCTGTAGCAACGCTCGGCGTGCCGCGTATCGGTCGACGGCGGGAACTGAAATTCGCGCTTGAAAACTACTGGTCCGGAAAATCTCGCGCTGCCGATCTGCTCGCGACGGCGAAGACGCTGCGTGCCGCTAGCTGGAGGGAGCAGCACGATCGCGGCGTGTCGAAAATCCCGTCCAACGATTTCTCGCTTTATGACCACGTGCTCGACACAGTCGCCATGGTCGGCGCCGTTCCGGCACGATACGCCTGGACTGACGGCGAGGTCCCACTCGATATCTATTTCGCCATGGCGCGCGGCAATCAAGGTCAGGCCGCGGATTGTGGACCTGCCGGTGACGAGCCTGCGGCCAATGGGCAGGGCCTTGCCGCGATGGAAATGACCAAATGGTTCGACACCAACTACCACTACATTGTGCCGGAACTCAGGGACGATCAGAGCTTTGCCCTCTCGTCGGCGAAACCGGTCGATCATTTCCTCGAGGCCAAGGCGCTCGGCATCCACACTCGCCCGGTCCTGCTTGGACCGGTTACCTTTCTCAAGTTGGCGAAGTCACCTGAGGAAGGTTTCAACCCTATCGCGCTCCTGCCACGGCTGCTGCCCGTCTACGAGGAACTCCTGCAGAGGCTAAAGCTCGCGGGAGCCGATTGGGTGCAGATCGATGAGCCGGCGCTCGTGCTCGATCTGATTCCCAACGAACGGGATGCGCTCCAATTCGCCTACTCCCGGCTGTCGAAAGCAGCACCCGAGTTGAAGATCATGGTCGCTACCTATTTCGGATCGCTGGGAGACAATCTCGAGACCGCAATTTCTCTGCCCGTGGCGGGACTGCACGTGGATCTCGTGCGCGCTCCAGAGCAGTTGGAGGCCGTCGGCCGGCTCGCGCAGAAGGAACTTGTGCTCTCGCTCGGGCTGATCGACGGCCGCAACGTCTGGCGCGCGAACCTGCCTGCGATATTTGACCGTATCAAGCCGATCGTCGCCGGTTGGCCGCTGGAGCGGGTGGAGATTGCCCCGTCCTGCTCGATGCTGCATGTGCCGATCGACCTGGACTTGGAGACGGCACTCGATGCGGATGTGAGGTCGTGGCTCGCCTTCGCAGCGCAAAAGACCGACGAGCTGGTCGTGCTCGCCCGTGCCCTGGCCGAAGGCCGGGACGCAGTGGCCGCCGAACTGGAGGCGTCGGCTGAGGCTGCCGCCGTTCGCGCGACATCCGCCAAGGTGCATGATCCGCTCGTCGAAGGCCGGGTCGCCAGGATCAAGGTCGGCATGACGCGCCGGAAGAGCGCATTTGCCGGCCGCTCCAAGCTTCAGGCCGACGTGTTTGGCTTGCCCCCCTTCCCCACCACGACGATCGGCTCCTTCCCGCAAACAGCCGAGATTCGCAAGGCGCGGGCAGCTCATGCCAAAGGCCAGCTGAGTTACGTCGACTATGAAGCGTTCCTGAAGAAAGAGATAAAAGCCGCCGTTCGCTGGCAAGAAGAGATCGGACTCGACGTGCTGGTCCACGGCGAATTCGAGCGCAACGACATGGTGCAATATTTCGCCGAGCAGCTCTGCGGCTTCGCCTTCACGCAACACGGGTGGGTGCAAAGCTATGGCTCGCGCTTTGTGCGACCCCCGATCATCATTGGAGATGTGTCGCGACAAAATCCGATGACACTACATTGGTGGCGATATGCCCAGTCGCTAACGCTGAAGCCGGTGAAAGGCATGCTTACCGGTCCCGTGACGATCCTCAATTGGTCCTTCGTCCGAGACGACCTTCCGCGCTCAGCCGTCTGCCGTCAGGTCGCGCTCGCCATTCGCGATGAAGTGAGCGACCTTGAAAAGGCCGGCGCTAAGATGATCCAGATCGACGAAGCCGCACTGCGCGAGGGCTTGCCGCTGCGCCAGGCCGACTGGGAGGCCTATCTCGACTGGGCCGTCGAATGCTTCCGGCTGGCTTCAACGGCCGTCGAGGATGCGACCCAGATCCACACCCATATGTGCTACTCCGAGTTCGGCGACATCGTGGACGCTATCGCCGCAATGGATGCGGATGTGATCTCCATTGAAGCCTCGCGCTCGCAGATGGAACTGCTCGATACGCTTCGAACCTTCAAGTATCCGAACGATATCGGACCTGGCGTCTATGACATTCACTCGCCGCGGGTCCCGGAAGTGGGCGAGATTTCCAACCTCATCATGCTTGCGCGCGATCGATTGTTGGATGACCAACTGTGGGTGAATCCCGACTGCGGCCTCAAAACGCGCAGATGGGAGGAGGTCCGCTCTGCCCTGGTGAACATGGTGGCTGCGGCACGCGCAATTCGGGAAAAAGCGCAAACGGCGTAG
- a CDS encoding DUF982 domain-containing protein: MTGLIRFERPVVVQVSRRSSERIVVDVNDAAAILLRDLHNETDKRRIAMDVCLQVLRGKTHAPAARRAFVAAALEARILRND; the protein is encoded by the coding sequence ATGACCGGGTTGATCAGATTTGAGAGGCCAGTCGTTGTTCAGGTCAGCCGCCGCAGCTCAGAGCGCATCGTGGTGGACGTCAACGACGCGGCCGCTATCTTGCTGCGGGATCTGCATAATGAGACCGATAAACGCAGAATAGCGATGGACGTCTGTCTGCAGGTGTTACGCGGTAAGACCCATGCGCCAGCCGCTCGACGAGCTTTCGTCGCAGCCGCGCTCGAAGCACGCATTCTGCGCAACGATTGA
- a CDS encoding DUF982 domain-containing protein: MNAKAFSNPLFVKRATHIIQEIAGLADAIDFLNEWPEDRRDMIHEIALRACYDAYDGRKPVSTARNAFFGFAKRVDILEDPTSAMKWIAACRSGSGKVQV, translated from the coding sequence ATGAACGCTAAGGCTTTCAGCAACCCCCTTTTCGTGAAGCGCGCAACGCACATCATCCAAGAGATTGCCGGCCTTGCGGATGCCATCGATTTTCTCAATGAATGGCCTGAAGATCGCAGAGACATGATCCACGAGATCGCCCTGAGGGCATGCTACGATGCATACGATGGGCGCAAGCCGGTAAGTACGGCTCGCAATGCCTTTTTCGGCTTTGCGAAACGGGTCGACATATTGGAAGATCCAACCTCGGCGATGAAGTGGATTGCTGCCTGCAGATCGGGCAGTGGAAAAGTGCAGGTGTAG
- a CDS encoding MucR family transcriptional regulator, with amino-acid sequence MTEETETADNLIELTAHVISAYVSNNPVPVSELPGLIGLIHIALKATAGGAAPEKSEPLNPAVPIRKSVTPDYIVSLEDGKKFKSLKRHLATHHGLTPDEYRAKWGLPADYPMVAPNYAAARSALAKTMGLGRKPKEPETSAPAKRARKNGAA; translated from the coding sequence ATGACCGAAGAAACTGAGACAGCTGATAACCTTATCGAACTCACCGCCCATGTCATCTCAGCCTATGTTTCGAACAATCCTGTTCCCGTCAGTGAACTGCCTGGGCTTATCGGCCTGATCCACATCGCATTGAAAGCCACTGCCGGTGGTGCAGCACCAGAAAAGTCGGAACCTCTCAACCCTGCCGTACCGATCAGAAAATCGGTTACACCCGATTACATTGTCAGCCTTGAGGACGGTAAGAAGTTCAAGTCGCTTAAGCGTCACCTGGCTACCCACCATGGCCTTACGCCCGACGAATATCGCGCGAAATGGGGGCTGCCGGCGGACTATCCCATGGTGGCGCCAAACTACGCTGCGGCCCGCTCGGCATTGGCCAAGACCATGGGTCTGGGCCGCAAGCCGAAGGAACCGGAAACGTCGGCACCTGCCAAGCGTGCCCGCAAGAATGGCGCAGCCTGA
- a CDS encoding cold shock domain-containing protein has translation MRKKGFGFLAPENREKDIFVHATGLTRSGLSTLMEGQKVFVQCGQGKKGPEGRSIRSLDPCVGRRPKSRLRQRKSPLPGGGGSGLDFE, from the coding sequence ATCCGCAAAAAGGGCTTCGGCTTCCTTGCTCCTGAAAACCGTGAGAAGGATATCTTCGTTCATGCCACCGGGCTGACCCGCTCAGGACTGAGCACGCTGATGGAGGGTCAGAAGGTGTTTGTCCAATGCGGGCAGGGCAAGAAAGGCCCGGAGGGTCGGAGCATCCGCTCGCTAGACCCATGCGTTGGTCGAAGACCGAAATCGCGTCTTAGACAAAGAAAAAGCCCGCTGCCGGGAGGAGGTGGCAGCGGGCTCGATTTCGAATGA
- a CDS encoding adenosine kinase — protein MPEYDVLCIGNAIVDIIAQCDEAFLETNGIIKGAMNLIDARRAELLYSRMGPAIEASGGSAGNTAAGVASLGGRAAFFGKVSNDALGEIYTHDIQAQGVAFDTRPLTGQPPTARSMIFVTPDGERSMNTYLGACVELGPEDVEADKAAGARVTYFEGYLWDPPRAKEAIRQTARLAHAAGREVSMTLSDSFCVDRYRDEFLELMRSGTVDIVFANSHEIKSLYQTASFEEALDAIRKDCKIAAVTRSEKGSVIVRGDETVIIEATKIKELVDTTGAGDYYAAGFLYGYTTGRSLKDCGDLGSLAAGLVIQQIGPRPRQSLRQEAEQAGSI, from the coding sequence ATGCCGGAATATGACGTGCTTTGCATCGGCAATGCCATTGTCGACATCATCGCGCAATGCGACGAGGCTTTTCTCGAGACCAACGGCATCATCAAGGGCGCGATGAACCTTATCGACGCCAGGCGCGCCGAACTGCTCTACAGCCGCATGGGGCCGGCGATCGAGGCTTCCGGCGGCAGCGCCGGCAACACCGCCGCCGGCGTCGCCAGCCTCGGCGGACGGGCCGCCTTCTTCGGCAAGGTGTCGAATGACGCGCTGGGCGAGATCTATACGCACGACATCCAGGCCCAGGGCGTGGCCTTCGACACCAGGCCGCTTACAGGCCAGCCGCCCACGGCGCGCTCGATGATCTTCGTGACGCCCGACGGCGAGCGTTCGATGAACACCTATCTCGGCGCCTGCGTCGAGCTTGGCCCGGAGGATGTCGAGGCAGACAAGGCCGCCGGCGCCAGGGTGACCTATTTCGAGGGGTATCTATGGGATCCGCCGCGCGCCAAGGAGGCCATCCGCCAGACTGCAAGACTGGCGCATGCGGCCGGCCGCGAGGTGTCGATGACGCTGTCGGATTCCTTCTGCGTCGACCGCTACCGCGACGAGTTCCTCGAGCTGATGCGCTCAGGCACCGTGGACATCGTCTTTGCCAACAGCCACGAGATCAAGTCGCTCTACCAGACCGCTTCCTTCGAGGAGGCGCTCGACGCCATCCGCAAGGATTGCAAAATAGCTGCCGTCACCCGTTCCGAGAAAGGCTCGGTCATCGTGCGCGGCGACGAGACCGTCATCATCGAGGCGACGAAGATCAAGGAACTGGTCGATACGACCGGCGCCGGCGATTACTATGCCGCCGGCTTCCTTTACGGCTACACGACCGGGCGCAGCCTCAAGGATTGCGGCGACCTCGGCTCGCTGGCCGCCGGGCTGGTGATCCAGCAGATCGGTCCTCGCCCGCGCCAGAGTTTGCGTCAGGAAGCCGAGCAAGCCGGGTCGATCTAG
- the metK gene encoding methionine adenosyltransferase, with protein sequence MTRQFVFSSESVGAGHPDKNISDAILDAILRTDPKARVACETLVKTGMVVLAGEITTHAQIDYSQVARDTILDIGYDDDAIGFDGRRCAVVLALTEQSPDISQGVDEGRGQDLEQGAGDQGLMFGFACNETETLMPLPIQLAHRLTKRQAEVRKTGQLGWLRPDVKSQVSVRYEGLRPVALDTIVLSTQHDEAVSQETVREGVIEEIIKPLLPPYLDTTGIRFLVNPTGRFVIGGPAGDCGLTGRKIIVDSYGGTGRHGGGAFSGKDPSKVDRSAAYAARYVAKNIVASGLAEVCEVQLAYAIGVASPVSVMVNTFGTARIEEKKIERLILELFDLRPKGIIKMLDLLRPIYRKTATYGHFGREEPEFTWEKTDRADELLREAGPAAA encoded by the coding sequence ATGACCAGGCAGTTCGTGTTCTCTTCCGAATCCGTCGGCGCGGGACACCCCGACAAGAACATCTCAGATGCCATCCTCGATGCCATTCTCCGGACCGACCCGAAGGCGCGCGTCGCCTGTGAAACGTTGGTGAAGACAGGGATGGTCGTTTTGGCTGGCGAGATCACCACCCATGCCCAGATCGATTACAGCCAGGTTGCCCGCGATACGATACTCGATATTGGCTATGACGACGATGCCATAGGCTTTGACGGTCGACGTTGCGCCGTCGTTCTGGCTCTCACCGAGCAGTCGCCCGACATTAGCCAGGGAGTTGACGAAGGACGAGGGCAGGATCTCGAGCAGGGGGCAGGGGATCAGGGCCTCATGTTTGGATTCGCATGCAACGAGACGGAAACATTGATGCCATTGCCGATCCAACTCGCTCACCGTTTGACGAAAAGACAGGCAGAGGTCCGAAAAACGGGACAGCTTGGCTGGCTGCGTCCGGATGTGAAATCTCAAGTGTCCGTACGCTACGAGGGTCTCCGCCCGGTGGCGCTGGATACCATAGTCCTGTCGACGCAGCATGACGAGGCAGTCTCCCAAGAAACAGTCCGCGAAGGTGTCATTGAGGAGATCATTAAGCCGCTCTTGCCGCCCTACTTGGATACGACGGGGATCAGATTTCTGGTCAACCCAACAGGGCGGTTCGTGATCGGCGGGCCTGCCGGCGACTGCGGCCTCACGGGACGCAAGATCATCGTCGATTCCTACGGTGGAACGGGGCGTCACGGCGGCGGCGCCTTTTCGGGCAAGGACCCATCCAAGGTTGACCGCTCGGCCGCCTATGCGGCGCGGTACGTCGCAAAGAATATCGTTGCCAGCGGCCTTGCAGAGGTCTGCGAGGTTCAGCTTGCTTACGCGATCGGCGTGGCCAGTCCGGTATCTGTCATGGTCAACACATTCGGAACCGCAAGGATTGAGGAAAAAAAGATCGAGCGCCTTATTCTTGAGCTTTTCGATCTCCGACCGAAAGGCATCATCAAGATGCTTGATCTCTTACGCCCGATATACCGCAAGACCGCGACATACGGGCACTTCGGCCGTGAAGAGCCCGAGTTCACCTGGGAAAAGACGGACAGAGCCGACGAATTGCTGCGTGAAGCAGGACCGGCGGCTGCGTGA